In one Nocardioides sp. NBC_00368 genomic region, the following are encoded:
- a CDS encoding SDR family oxidoreductase — MDLHLADRTVLVTGGSSGVGLATVATLLEEGANVITCARRLDVLEKALADLGAPADRVLAMSCDVRDADQVAALVEAGAARFGGIDGLVNNAGQSRMLGLDRATVEDFRDELDLKFGGVLSVTGAALPHLRASDAAAIVTINAVLARQPEPRLVTTSAARAGLLNLTKSMATEYAPDIRVNSVCLGLVDTGQWRRRFEADEHATSYEGFERDLAADRGIPLGRFGRAEEVAAMVVTLLSPRASYVTGAALDVCGGVARYVA; from the coding sequence ATGGATCTCCATCTCGCCGATCGCACCGTGCTCGTCACGGGCGGCAGCTCCGGCGTCGGTCTCGCGACCGTCGCCACCCTCCTCGAGGAGGGTGCGAACGTCATCACCTGCGCACGCCGTCTCGACGTGCTCGAGAAGGCGCTCGCCGATCTCGGCGCGCCCGCCGACCGGGTGCTCGCGATGAGCTGTGACGTACGCGACGCCGACCAGGTCGCCGCGCTGGTCGAGGCCGGGGCCGCTCGGTTCGGCGGGATCGACGGGCTGGTCAACAACGCCGGCCAGTCCCGGATGCTCGGGCTCGACCGCGCGACCGTGGAGGACTTCCGCGACGAGCTCGACCTGAAGTTCGGCGGCGTCCTCAGCGTCACCGGCGCGGCGCTGCCGCACCTGCGGGCCTCCGACGCCGCCGCGATCGTCACGATCAACGCCGTGCTCGCCCGTCAGCCCGAACCGCGGCTGGTCACCACCTCTGCCGCCCGTGCCGGGCTGCTCAACCTGACCAAGTCGATGGCCACCGAGTACGCCCCGGACATCCGCGTCAACAGCGTCTGCCTCGGGCTGGTCGACACCGGCCAATGGCGCCGGCGATTCGAGGCGGACGAGCACGCGACCTCGTACGAGGGGTTCGAGCGTGACCTCGCCGCGGACCGCGGCATCCCGCTCGGTCGGTTCGGCCGGGCCGAGGAGGTCGCCGCGATGGTCGTGACCCTGCTGTCCCCGCGCGCC
- a CDS encoding alpha/beta fold hydrolase codes for MTTTTLRATGVHVEDVGTGPTILCLHGIGSSSASFAPQVAALAGEFRLLAWDAPGYARSADPESSLDLDGFADAAAAVIEEHAAAGPVHVLGVSWGGVIAVRLASRRPELVRSLVLADASRGSGTSAEKAAAMRTRAAELGSAGSAAFAGGRGPRLVSSDAPGELVDRVVATMRDSIRLPGYGLAAESMAATDLTPELAAIDTPTLVLCGDQDQVTGITESQALAGGIPDAVLVTLRGAGHLANQESPEAFNAWLSSFVGIVERLYG; via the coding sequence ATGACGACCACCACGCTCCGTGCCACCGGGGTCCACGTCGAGGATGTCGGCACCGGCCCGACCATCCTGTGCCTGCACGGGATCGGGTCCAGCTCGGCCTCGTTCGCGCCCCAGGTCGCGGCGCTCGCCGGCGAGTTCCGGCTGCTGGCCTGGGACGCCCCGGGCTACGCCCGCTCCGCTGACCCCGAGAGCTCTCTCGACCTCGACGGGTTCGCCGACGCGGCGGCCGCCGTGATCGAGGAGCACGCAGCAGCCGGCCCGGTCCACGTCCTGGGTGTCTCCTGGGGCGGGGTCATCGCGGTCCGGCTCGCGTCCCGCCGGCCCGAGCTGGTCCGGAGCCTCGTGCTCGCCGACGCGAGCCGGGGCTCCGGCACCTCGGCGGAGAAGGCTGCGGCGATGCGTACGCGCGCCGCCGAGCTGGGCTCGGCGGGCAGCGCTGCCTTCGCCGGCGGCCGCGGGCCACGGCTCGTCAGCTCCGATGCTCCGGGCGAGCTGGTCGACCGGGTCGTCGCCACGATGCGCGACTCGATCAGGCTGCCCGGCTACGGCCTCGCCGCCGAGTCGATGGCCGCCACCGACCTGACGCCGGAGCTCGCCGCCATCGACACCCCGACGCTGGTGCTCTGCGGCGACCAGGACCAGGTCACCGGGATCACCGAGTCGCAGGCCCTCGCCGGCGGCATCCCCGACGCCGTCCTGGTGACGCTGCGCGGCGCCGGCCACCTGGCCAACCAGGAGTCGCCCGAGGCGTTCAACGCCTGGCTCTCCTCCTTCGTCGGGATCGTCGAACGCCTCTACGGCTGA
- a CDS encoding cupin domain-containing protein, with protein sequence MSITQQPLTYETAESLEEFTDSIILTRASRHEDWDTLGFQAKAGDQFKRAQIRYVGSGATGNHENDNRTIKSQGFTFSNMLLPPGGEGPEHTHHDAEEAFFVLEGEVEVGVHRDGQVVKRTLGYRDMIVVPAGVPRSLKNNGDTDALFCVIIGAQKPQVPTYPETSAMHGVTRD encoded by the coding sequence ATGTCGATCACCCAGCAGCCGCTCACGTACGAGACGGCCGAGAGCCTGGAGGAGTTCACCGACTCCATCATCCTGACCCGCGCCTCGCGCCACGAGGACTGGGACACCCTGGGTTTCCAGGCGAAGGCGGGCGACCAGTTCAAGCGTGCCCAGATCCGCTACGTCGGCTCCGGTGCGACCGGCAACCACGAGAACGACAACCGCACGATCAAGTCCCAGGGCTTCACCTTCTCCAACATGCTGCTGCCCCCGGGTGGCGAGGGCCCCGAGCACACCCACCACGACGCCGAAGAGGCCTTCTTCGTCCTGGAGGGCGAGGTCGAGGTCGGCGTGCACCGCGACGGCCAGGTCGTCAAGCGCACCCTCGGCTACCGCGACATGATCGTGGTGCCGGCCGGCGTGCCGCGGAGCCTGAAGAACAACGGCGACACCGACGCGCTCTTCTGCGTGATCATCGGCGCCCAGAAGCCACAGGTCCCGACGTACCCGGAGACCTCCGCGATGCACGGCGTCACCCGGGACTGA
- a CDS encoding 3-oxoacyl-ACP reductase family protein: protein MSLDGAPVLVTGAGRGLGLAISRRLARAGARVWLADIREDWLETAGATLRAEGHDVSTVPVDVTDHASVRAMVKETGPVYGLVNNAARADGVGGKPVHEIDPAEWDSLMAVNLRGPWLVSREVVPGMIEAGRGRVLNIGSDSALYGSANLAHYIASKGGLAALTRAMARDLGPHGITVNTLAAGLTTTEAAQQIPEHRHQLYRDNRALTRDQEPADVVGAAAFLLGPEAAYITGQQLVVDGGFVFH, encoded by the coding sequence ATGAGTCTCGACGGTGCACCGGTTCTGGTCACGGGCGCGGGTCGCGGCCTCGGGCTGGCGATCTCCCGGCGCCTGGCCCGGGCCGGTGCCCGGGTCTGGCTCGCGGACATCCGCGAGGACTGGCTGGAGACGGCCGGAGCCACCCTCCGCGCGGAGGGCCACGACGTCTCGACCGTGCCGGTCGACGTCACCGACCACGCCTCGGTGCGGGCCATGGTGAAGGAGACCGGGCCTGTCTACGGTCTGGTCAACAACGCCGCCCGCGCCGACGGGGTCGGGGGCAAGCCGGTCCACGAGATCGACCCCGCCGAGTGGGACTCGTTGATGGCCGTCAACCTCCGCGGGCCGTGGCTGGTCAGCCGGGAGGTCGTCCCGGGGATGATCGAGGCCGGCCGCGGCCGGGTCCTCAACATCGGCTCGGACTCGGCGCTCTACGGCTCTGCCAACCTCGCCCACTACATCGCCTCCAAGGGTGGCCTCGCGGCGCTGACCCGGGCTATGGCGCGTGACCTCGGCCCGCACGGGATCACCGTCAACACCCTGGCCGCCGGCCTCACCACCACCGAGGCCGCACAGCAGATCCCCGAGCACCGCCACCAGCTCTACCGCGACAACCGGGCACTGACCCGGGACCAGGAGCCCGCCGACGTCGTCGGGGCCGCGGCCTTCCTGCTCGGCCCCGAGGCCGCCTACATCACCGGCCAGCAGCTCGTCGTCGACGGCGGCTTCGTCTTCCACTGA